The DNA window tctattattttaataattgaattgatcaaagtatttttgtctattttattattaaaaagaaagaaaatacgtctattcacaacacaagatacaacaatagtcatcatcatcatcatcatcccagcctatatacgtcccactgctgggcacaggcctcctctcagaacaagagggcttgggctatagttcccacgcggcccagtgcggattgggaacttcacacgcaccattgaattgcttcgcaggtttgtgcaggtttcctcacgatgttttccttcaccgcaaagctcgtggtaaatttcaaatgtaattccgcacatgaatttggaaaaactcagaggtgcgagccggggtttgaacccacgaccctctgtttgagaggcgataggtcaaaccactaggccacacggctttacaacaatagtattaggtacaaatagacaacacgtaggaaagtatgtgtcttTGCGGTTGTGTATCGGacgctggctcagcataatgctgaagcgttaataataaacccccagcgctgattttctgatGCTGAGCCAGCAACGTTTACAATACGAGTACTTGATTTAATACCAAATACTGTTTATACAATTATAAAagcattaactttttttttaatttaaggtattactaagtaaattattaaaatcgattaTTCAATCGAGCATTaagcgttttttaaaatttcaaattttccattatctctacgctagtctatgctactacagattatacacattgtttgacgaccggatggccaagtggtcagagaacctgactacgaagcttgaggtcccgggttcgattccggccggggcagatatttgtgtgaataacacgaatgtttaaATGCCTGTTTGAAtggcttactatgtctggtgtacaataaagagtctttgtattgtattgtattgtttgttctcgggtcttggatgtttaatatgtataatatattgaaaatacaaactgaaatatagatgcacagaaaaaacagaaaaataagaccatcactgggaatcgaacccaggtcctcggtaatccgtaccgcgtgctatacgctacaccactgatggtcaacggtaccgacacgaatttcccctatgcacctattttatctatgtataaaaaatacaaagattccaaaaaaaaaaaaaaaaaccaatctaattgtataatatataggtacttttaagATGTTTAATATTCTACATATCTGGCATAATGCGTCAAAAGGATAAATAAAATGGGTAGTATtttaaacgcacatcaaaaaaagtcCTTTATTATCCAAAAGAAATCCGAATccacatcaaaattactgatgcaaaatactccactcaaaatacTACGTAATAAACTGCAAATTATATTCGTGGCGCGccgctatttatcttaaagtaaagcattcttattattgcacagctaataatgactaacgcacatcataccttgtaactctttttagggttccagagccaaaatggcaaaaacggaacccttatagtttcgccatgtctgtctgtctgtctgtccgtgcgcggctttgctcagggactatcaatgctagaaagctgtaattttacacggatatatgaaaagtatgccgacaaaatggtacaataaaaattaaaaaaaaaaaaaaaaatttaggtacctcccatagacgtaaagtgggagtgattttNNNNNNNNNNNNNNNNNNNNNNNNNNNNNNNNNNNNNNNNNNNNNNNNNNNNNNNNNNNNNNNNNNNNNNNNNNNNNNNNNNNNNNNNNNNNNNNNNNNNtacttgcatgcttgcttgcatgcttgctagcatgcttgcttttatgcttacttgcatgcttcttgcatgcttgcttgcatcctgcttgcatgcttacttgcatgcttgcttacatgctcacttgcatgcttgctggtgcttgcttgattgcttgcttctttgaaatgtttatggttaacgcaggcgaagccgcgggtaaaagctagtacaagATAAAGGGACCCGtttgtaaagccgagtttagacttaaaataaaatcatgcaagttgcaatacattaCGATCACGTAACACAAACTATTTCGTAGTGATCaaccgagcgccgcaatgtaatgcaacttgcacgatttttcttgcaagtctaaactgggctaaTTGATTGTTCAATGCTGGCCACAATACCGGTGTGCGGGTTCAGTTTTGTGGATGATGGATGATACAAATAAGTGGAAGTTAAAGGCTCAGTGATACTTGCCAGATATGACGAGCTTGGTGGAGATCAGAGAGCCGCCGCAGATCTGTTTGTAGGGGGTGAATGTCTTGTCGTAGATGCCTGCGTGCCAGGGCAGCTCGCCGCGCTTCCCTTGTTCCGCTTATGATAAGTATGTCTGCTATCGGTGTGGGTGTCCCGGAATCTGAAGatgaattaataattttgttattatttttacgcTACAGAGATGCGGACAGCCGTGGTACGGATAGAACTcctgcaactccttgctacctcaaaTAACGAAactatgttacttctgttcgttgctcttAGAGCTCTCTCCTTACTGTCCctctttcaaactctaaattctatgtcCATTCAAATACTGTTCCTTGAatatctttaagtctatgcttagggagcactatctgtcatctttcGTATGAATGTTGTACACTGGTTTAATTGGTTATTttctgtaaattgcaccacctgccatatttattatggtgcctggaagagattgctttAAAGCGATAAGGTCGCTTATTGCTTATCATCTTCAaaatgttttctgtactgcttactttgttttggtgttcaataaaggtgttattgtattgtatacagcATGAAtacgaaaaaaagtttttttttgcatttcagTTGCAGTGTTATCTCTGATATACCTGGTTGGCAGACAGCAACGTGATCCCAGCTGCCGTCGACGCAGTGCATGTTCAGCAGAACGCTGCTGGAGTAGTAGAAGGGGCGGTTGCACTCCGGCACGACCTCCGTACCGTGAGGCTCTAGCTCGTGGCACGCCCGGGTCCCGCTTACTATGCCATCTCCAGTTACTTTGCAATAGTAATTGACGCTTGGGTCCGGCATCAGTCGGCAGAAACCTAGAAGGAAGGTTAAGCTGAGAGCGCccccttgttccccgtacataaccaacttccattacaaattacattagaggacaaataattcctactccaaaaccggttgtgtaaaaggattttttttccttgtacATGACCAACGTAATGGGCCGGTAATGTAcgaggaaaaataattcatagtacaATACCCGGTTTTGGAGTTGAATTCTTTAACGCCTTGTACAGATCTATActttttactgaagctaatttagggtcctaaatgaacttGATATTGGTCCTTAATTAACTTGGAtgcttcgattattcctttgtttatttaatggtgtgatagtaaatagatatctttttaaaaatctgatatttaaattcttttgtatttacttgtaacatagtaatttaataatttaatttgtaaaaatacattggaaatactcgtgtatacatttcggactttacgataaatgacaactgtttaaggccagttgcgcatcatgtgattaaagttctatcttagtcactcgttgctattataagcaggacaggaacatttcaaactgtcaatttgcttaagagtgcagacctgctttataactgcctttgtgacgagatactccaggggtcaaatgagggtcattacttaaattttgtttatttaaatcagtttatcacatttttggaatctgatttctgaaaacgcttcacgaagcctatttctccaaatggttttaatttgaatttaagtttatttctaGTATACAGCCAGCATCAAAAGTCTGTACACTTtcttactttgtcgttttacagtcatgttactaaacgccatgcaggattgtcaatgtgtctatgcgacagagtaaaaaagtgatccgctacttttgatgctgtgCTGACATTAcctatttttctaaattccgaaaaacataACAAAACTCACCGTGAGAAGATACAAGCAGTAATATTTGCTCATTTTTCCAAATCTCGTCCGCTCGTCTCGGCGTCTTCAGGCAATTGATACCTTTATCTCTGTTCTCGTAAAAACATTTAGTGATAGTCTTGACCCGTAGCTTCACACATGCAAACATAATCTTAGTATCGAAATTTACTGCGTTATCACGGAATGTTCGGCATATGCtctaatattaggtataaatacgaaagtttccGATTCTATATAATTCTTTTAACTACGTCAACTCAAAGCAGCTTTTCGgattttgttgaaatttggtacacaggGTCTGACCATTTAAAATCAAGGCTCAATTCtagtcgcataactgagctactctTGTCCTGCAACTTTTTTAAAACATGCCCAGTGTtaattattagggttccgtagccaaaatggcaaaaacggaaaccttatagtttcgccatgtctgtctgtctgtaagtccgtccgcggctttgttcagggactatcaatgctcgAAAGCGTAAATAAGGAgcgtaattttgcatggatatatatgtaaattatgccgacaaaattatacagtaaaaagattttttagggtacctcccttagacgtaaagtgggggtgatttttttttctcatccaaccctgtagCCCCGCCCCCCTCTAAAACCAAAACCAGAGggagaaaaatttaaaaaaaaatcaggatggtagtataagtatatcaaacttacaaggaaaactataacggttaagttttcttgagaattattagcagtttaagagtaaatagcagcctggtgtaaaatatacctggaagattccatataaaattcGAAATTTATCCTTAGAAAGATAGGTATTACGagtactttattttttcacaatggctacggaaccctgttttggGCATGTCCAAAACGGTCTTcgccggttttatttttattttcagacaaATGAATTGTAGTTTTCAATTTATGATGATACCAACCAGTTTCCAGTACCCAGAAAGGCTGACTAGAGGATCCTGGCTGGTCACTGGTGCCTTTACCCTATGTATACGATATTTTTTCGATATTCTAATTGACAAActaattatttaggtatttctAGAAAACCAGCCTATTAGTATTATCGCAGCAGTGGCACTAAAAGGTTATCTCACGTTTTATATACTTTGATTAAGCATAGtttgtttttttagttattatcgAAAAAACCCAGGAGATAATAATGGCGAACAAAATTGTAAACATTTTCTCAGCTTATTGTCTTCTAAaccaaaataaagataaaaaattataaaggcAACGAGAGTAAAGCCGTGGTACTCTAGTAGTTTGATCTCTGACCTCTGATGCAGATGGTCGTGGGTTCTAGTCCAGGCGagcatctctgagttttccgCAATAAAGTAATGTGCGAAATTGCTATTGAATAgccaagtagttagagaacctgactaaaaCTTGAGGTCTCGGGGTCAATTCCCGGTCGAGGCAGAGAGTTGTATAaaaattacgaatgtttgttcttgaggATTGGGTGTTAATAAGTAGCTATGTTTCTATCAtttatatattatgtttatCCCACAGGTTTATCCGTTATGTACGCATAACGCAAGTTTTGCCTACTTTGGGACTAcgtaagtcaattggtgtcaagtgtcccgtgatatttatttatttattctcaatACAGGATgtcttattttcaaaacaaatgtCACTTTGAGAAATTATACTGAAGTGATTTTTCCAACCCTTGTAATAGCATAATGTCACATACAAATACAATGACCAACAGTTTTGAGGAAACTTGTAAGTTCATTATTAAACAAGACAGACGCCATATTCGGCGGAGAGTGGattcgattcatcatcatcatcgtcatcatcaaaTCAGCCGCAGGGCGTCTACATAATCTAAAAGGTATCCCATAAACTCCACAAACTAACGGTATATCTGAGCGGTCTGTTAGAACAGTCAAGGTCGGCCAGTCACATCTCCCAATCTCGCAGAATATACTCAGCAGCagaaaatttgacccactctgCATACAACATTACCTATTacctactgcatacatttgtggGCGCTCAGTATATTTACCCTAATAGTGTTGCATACAGGACCACCGTCCATCATTTCATCatattatcagccgtaggacgtccgctattggacataggcctcccccgtagacttccagttacttcggttggaagcaacctgcatccaccgtgaacccgcggcttttacTATGTCATTCGttcatctcattggtggacgtcctacgctgcacttgccgatccgcggtctccattcgagaaccttccggCCCCAAAGACCATCTAGATTCGATTAACTAACTTCAATTCTTTTCACAGTTATTGCGTCAAGGAATACGGAAGTTTTTGGGGCGGTTGATAAGTTACAATTAATTATACATTTGTAGGAAAAAAAACAGGACCTACATTTAtgcaaaaatgtttaaaatatttatttatttgccaagaAAAAGTAACAGCATGACAGTAAAagcaatgcgctgtaaaattaaaattatacttatataaaaaaaagacattaaaaataaaaaaaaacttatgtagggatttttatccttgcttccctaaagcgacggcAGACCACGCCCTCTGGCCAGAAATCGGAGTGCAGGAaatctgctggtgcttagccggcaatataaatatagataaaaGACCCATTATATATAGGTAAAAAGCCATTTTGGCATGAAGTAAGTAGGTAGTGTATAGAATGGATATGGAATGACGTCATTTTCCTAATTAGCAACGTCAGCTTGGTGCATAACGATGcctataaaaatatgtaacataTTAAATCATAACTTTATATAACGATCATCTGTTCtactataaaaacatttaacatagtacctactttaagtttaattcatatttttgattttcataatttgATATGTTTGTGTTACCTAATGCACagttagaataaaaatattattctagtGTTACTACCTATTCACATAAAATGAATTTCTGCCGGGAAACTCTCATATAAAACTCTCTATCTTATATAAAACGAACTGCTGTTTGAAAAACTGATTAAACTATTCAAATAAAACGCAAGttgcacaaaaaaatacttatattttagCATTAATATTCAGGCGttaaaattacaacaaatattatacaataacattatacagggtggcccatttatatcggtcagtatgggaaagtctgaaactatacgacatacgaaaatttcttcttaggaaccatgacatcgattttaataacaagaaaaactgcattaatgcatttaaaaaaaacctgtactcagctcgggaaccGAACctgattattttgaaaaaaaaaacacactatttctatttagatatcaattgtgtacgtcttaagaagtaaatgtgtccatgaaacattatgtctaaaatgaataaaatgaattgttttcacatactttactTTATTCTAGTAGGTGTTCGAGTTGTCCACCGTTTTTTTCAATACACTGTTCAACAAGGTTAGGTAACGATCTTATTATTGCATCTTGACATGGTGAATTTGCgttaaaattgactcaatggcTGCTTTAAGGTCTTCAACGGTATCATAGCTTGTTACATAGGGGTACAAACAACCATAGAGAGAATTTTACATGCCAGAATTTGTTGAATATTGTAACGGTGGAcacttcgaacacctactaGAATAAagtagtttcagactttcccatactgaccgatataaatgggccaccctgtatatcaCTTGTTATATAATTTGGTTTATAAAATGATTTGCCACATTTTGATCAAAAACAGATAGGTGCTGCTCACGATGGTATTTTGAGCTAACGTCAGCTCTActcttaatataataataataaaccatttattccAGGCATcacggcccatacaataaataccttaaagactaacatacatattacaatatttaaaactaattaattattaataattaaaatagcttAACTAATAGATATCTTATCATAACTAAtagtatctatctacctatctatctgtttagctttgttgtgtatgtgtattgtatgtgttagttttaggtattcttgatacagctctaatctactgtaagaTACACTATCCCAGATTGACATTagactacttactttaaaaaaaaatacaaaatttccgcacaataaaaataagtttcagttttgaggcagattttcaaaattgtttcaataatagaaagctacaatgtgtctctaatcgacaattaagaatataaaaatagatCTTGACAGAAATTCATGTCCCGctggaactttacaatttctcgggatataatcctataccGTGTatgaagttgcgggcaaaagattttattataagAAATTTGAATTTGTACGCCTATCTTTAGGTAGAAAGTGGAGATTCAAAATAGTTTTAAGATCATTTATGTACACCTGCtttcaacaaataaattattattattattattttcgaaggattggtatttctcagctctaggctggtattaactacatttacgggttatccaccaagtaaatgtagcaagagttgtagaataaatattttttaagaagattgctgagggctattttcagggtctagttgcatgaactttctcactattctgcatgtattaagtattgcggctttattaaatataaacaataatttgataAGCGCCCACGATTTACATTGACTTGAACGTTCTCGTGTCAGTGCGAGAGGAGTGTTCGAGTGAAGATGCCCCGCATATTACGGACCGCCGTTGTGTGCTGTGTGTTATTGCGTTTAGCGTCGGCCTACGAGTATATTGACGGCGAAAGAAGAGGTAAGTAGCAGTACTTggtcttaagagcgtttatacctagctggcaacgttgcatttttgttagtttttctcgattattccatataaaatttaatgaaaatttataatattcttTACAAACCGTTATTAACATTTGACCGTTTTTAAGGAAAAACTTTCAAAAATGCAACGTGGCCAGCTCAGCAGGTCttaaaaagataaatattacaagcttttttttattttcaccagtcccgttgtccgtctgtctgtaatcaaatcttgcaagttaaattcgaccaactttcagtatttttttgaatcaggcgttactttgcggaggtccaaagctaagcttatgcaaaatatgtgtgtggcggaggaactgcatgaacaggcatattttgcataagcttagctatcgtaaggtcgcgggtgagcaaggaaattcttttagttcaactttcagtagttggattgacctgaaatttggtatacttatgtaacttgcgtgacaatacaataatctgatagtgactcCTGGAAGTCCGGCCAggaacgtctccacaggacgaaactattcaacggttaatggcatcgacttgaaatttggtatgcaaatgtagtttgggtgacaatacaagtacagtcaacaaacagtacagtcagcaaaaaaagcttgtattaaaaatgtttttttttaacaaaaacttattttttacatattattgtTATGCCGTTACGGGGttccgctgaactgatttataGAACTGTACAGCtatataagaataaaaataaatttattgccACAGTTAATCAATTTACAtgttatgaataaattaaaacaatctaATAAATGTAGCACTGCGACAGATTTTAATAGTGCATTTTTTCATAGTGCGTAATTTATTTTGATCGGGAAAAGTCAGAACAGATAATCTAATTAGCAAACATTGTTTTACGCGGTGAACGCAGCGGTAACCGCAGCGCgtcaaacataaataattaatcttcatagtacatacataatataaaaccggccaagagcgtgtcggacacgcccaagatagggttccgtagccattacgaaaaaaaacaagtaatattatgtgcgctATAACACAATTGAaacactacagtcttaaaatctattaccaaaaaaagagcgtatcttcacggcacttacgtcctattgttgagaagcgcagtttttcggcaataactcaagaAAGGTATActtatccgatcatgttgaaaccaatttccgttgaaagtatttattaagcgttacctttccatattttttgcatattttttggacaaacggtgtacaagatagaggggggacacaatttttgctactttgggagcgattatttccggacatcttcactttatcaaaaaagtttttgagaaaccttacaatcttttcaaaagagctgtcgaactatgtgccacacgttgatgcgagttataatttttttttttcagtttatagagtgcccccccccccccaataaatatttatttttgtaatttaactacaaaactaaatagcggctttgacaagacattcTGTACtctaaatttcattgatatacatcttgtagttttcgagtaaaatgcctgtgacatacggacggaccgacagacagagaAACAGACAggcggacttgacgaaacttaAGAGttgcgtttttgccattttggctccggaaccctaaaaactaaccTTGTTTATTACGTAAAACTCGTCTATTCAACGCAAGCGGTTCGCGCTTGCGCACGACATTACTAATACTAGTGCTCATTTTTTTTTGGCTGCCATTTCTCTTTATGCGTGTGCACGGTCACCTGCCTGAAGTAGATTACTactgatattaaatgatattgtaccggataaatcgcgtcttaaatcgagtttagctcgactgtttCAGGCTAATGCGTACTATAGCACAAAACACTGAAGCTggcgtccactgcatcggaatcggagcATGCGGAGCGGACGGATTTCTTGCTTTAtgtagaactagcttttgcccgcgacttcgtctgcgtagatttttatatttacacaatactcgataggaatgaagtttatgtcccgcattggccgtttcgtggaattttcgaaaaatcgcTTCAAACTACAActaaacaatcaactgaaaaatctgatcatgatcaatacgtttcacatctaaattgctcaagaaataagatttttatttttcgcttactattttcctacatcgagtGATCGCAAAGATTGGATTGCatcgcaacccagcctcgcgctggcttgctgtttcagccgaaagcgaagcggcctgcctggctagagcgccactgagtctcccatcgcggtcttcctcagactcctgagaccgtgccGTGCCCCTGGTAGTCCTAATGCGCTGCGAGACTTTCGCAAAAGATTcgtttttttcgggaaggcatggtaacgcctaaaaaatgcgagtcccaattccgaaatcgtttgaaatttactccgTAAAAGgaagagaaaaatgtttttttttaagtactcaccttcgtgacaattattaagtgcttaaaagaggcaatacgtatgaatatggatgtgatataattcgtcatcatcagccggaagaggtccactgatcgacaaaggcctaccccttacaacgccacaataataatactcgtaataaatccatttatttcgggcaacttggcccatacaataaataccttacagactaacatataatcaataatattacaatacaaataaattatacattacaatgaacgacaactcgccacttgcatccaccggtttcccgcaagtctcacaatgtcgtcattccacttggagggaggcctgccaacgcttcgtcttccggtcgccgCTCCTCGAGGATTTCTCTCCCAATGGATATCTGTTCaatgagcgatgtggcctgccaattgccacttcaacttgcatataatttttcgagctatgtcagtgactttagttcttcgccGAATTGCCGTATTccggatataaataaattaggaaCAATTCATgacatttttctattaattaattatacgcgtgttgaatatgagtgttgatgttaccactacgtaactatgtttgtttcatagttccccataagatggcactgtgaaatgtgtgtcaattaatttattgtcgtttaaatttgttatattatttaatgaattacctaaatttcttgatatccgtactccttcttttaaacttagtcaatttggctaaatcagcgccatctgttagtgtagcagggtactcgatagtcgtacaacacttgaaaataagtctgcacctccttcctaagTAGCGTCATAAGATTCAGGTGCAAACTTAACTTAATCAAGAGTAGCGGCtaccgcccccccccctctttcAGGGTAGGATTTTTAAAGTCTATATAACCtgaccggggattttctcgCCAGATTAGTAAAGCTTGcatgaaaatccgttcagccgttttcacgtgatgcgtggtcaaataaacagacaaacagataaacagacaaaaattctaaaaacttttggaacgtgttctgttatcgattctaagtatccccagccaacttttgtaTAGTATAAGATAGATGTATAGAATTATACTCGTACGCGTGTTGAtatgtgtgttgattttaccattaagtacttatagttcttt is part of the Choristoneura fumiferana chromosome 26, NRCan_CFum_1, whole genome shotgun sequence genome and encodes:
- the LOC141443010 gene encoding uncharacterized protein, whose amino-acid sequence is MPDPSVNYYCKVTGDGIVSGTRACHELEPHGTEVVPECNRPFYYSSSVLLNMHCVDGSWDHVAVCQPDSGTPTPIADILIISGTREARRAALARRHLRQDIHPLQTDLRRLSDLHQARHIWQVSLSL